A stretch of the Conger conger chromosome 3, fConCon1.1, whole genome shotgun sequence genome encodes the following:
- the col4a1 gene encoding collagen alpha-1(IV) chain, producing the protein MLLKSCALFLAIIYSSVEWTRADGCSGSGCGKCDCSGVKGEKGERGFPGLQGNMGFPGMQGHEGPVGPMGPKGDHGEYGAPGMKGIRGPPGLPGFPGNPGLPGIPGQDGPPGGAGIPGCNGTKGERGLDGLPGVSGLPGPPGAHGVPGMKGEAGGVLDGFIPEKGEKGFPGYSGSQGPAGPAGVPGPIGPVGTQGARGYPGPPGPPGPKGDRLTFLGEKGEKGSPGIRGPPGPPGRPSHESESPPLSHIEQGPRGEKGARGDRGEKGYCLPHHHGIKGEPGPPGPRGKSGKDGEYGSKGERGYDGTLGYTGRPGEKGDRGPPGNAGGPPGPPGSPGSPGIKGERGYHGSQGDPGLPGRNVEGPEGERGFPGESGQKGERGPPGLSLPGQDGKDGLPGPPGSPGPAGDGDCTMERGFPGYPGPPGLSGEQGQKGEKGDTCVHCEASGPPGEPGPQGPSGKQGFPGPAGRKGEKGSPGLAGAAGDPGKPGNPGLMGSPGAHGEPGDIYVAPGLKGEKGLPGTHGQNGLPGLDGLPGRDGLQGQPGPKGEPATVGSKGERGLDGEPGFSGPPGERGPPGIPGYGRQGESGEKGSQGSPGRPGAPGTVGPKGEPGKGVSTPGPQGAPGPRGETGRTGPAGDHGPQGDPGAQGNPGQKGDTGPPGIGLPGIPGPKGYMGKQGGPGLPGEPGRPGQNGFDGRPGKSGQKGEPGRGLPGPKGSMGPPGTVGFQGEKGGLGLPGIPGREGLTGLPGAQGIKGDTGPPGRQGLQGPAGPPGLGEPGLPGPIGPPGLPGPLGRGGVKGDKGYPGPSGLDMPGPQGEKGNPGYQGLPGSKGLPGRTGPQGRDGFIGQKGLKGEMGVIGTPGSPGNPGSPGQPGSPGPRGDPGFIGPRGGVGDIGQKGDRGERGLQGPAGNMSEVDMEHMKGEKGDHGDRGNNGVTGQKGYPGQPGVPGMPGKNGDPGTPGHQGEKGDQGEPGVPGAVGTPGLKGHIGEMGLPGSAGPKGNKGTNGTPGHPGFPGSTGTKGEKGDVGLPGIGVPGAPGEKGQPGETGSQGFPGEKGHKGGMGTLGMPGKPGQKGDLGLNGQQGIPGWPGEKGVPGLPGSAGEPGLQGRPGEPGLQGAPGPHGEKGEPGVDGIPGSSGERGEPGTPGRGYPGTPGPFGSKGDKGNAGVPGIPGSPGIPGSKGDKGFPGTQGQLGRQGEQGPPGTSMEGPKGDRGVAGDPGERGTPGSPGPAGVPGRAGSKGDKGDQGYHGPPGQDGSKGDRGPPGAPGQTGLPGFNGPKGEIGQQGFHGFEGMKGDAGSAGPKGELGDRGFPGVKGNVGPPGPQGPHTFIKGEIGLPGPAGQEGHRGSPGFPGAKGLQGVTGRQGPKGEDGQPGYHGRSGSKGEPGPVGPTGPRGYPGPPGPDGVPGQVGPPGPSSMDHGFLVTRHSQSVEVPICPLGTRLIYDGYSLLYVQGNERSHGQDLGTAGSCLKKFSPMPFLFCNINNVCNFASRNDYSYWLTSPEPMPMSMAPVTGQSIKPFISRCSVCEAPAMVMAVHSQTIMIPACPNGWDSLWIGYSFVMHTSAGAEGSGQALASPGSCLEEFRSAPFIECHGRGTCNYYANSYSFWLATIEDEEMFIKPIPTTLKAGNLRTHISRCQVCMKRT; encoded by the exons GGCTGCTCGGGGTCAGGATGTGGAAAGTGTGACTGCAGCGGTGTGAAAGGTGAAAAG GGTGAGAGGGGATTTCCTGGACTGCAGGGCAACATGGGGTTTCCTGGCATGCAAGGACACGAGGGCCCAGTGGGGCCGATGGGGCCCAAG GGCGATCATGGTGAATATGGAGCTCCTGGAATGAAAGGAATACGA GGCCCTCCTGGGTTACCAGGATTCCCAGGAAATCCAGGTCTTCCG GGAATCCCAGGACAGGATGGCCCTCCCGGTGGAGCAGGAATCCCAGGATGCAATGGGACAAAG GGAGAGCGAGGCTTAGACGGACTCCCGGGCGTATCAGGTCTGCCAGGCCCACCT GGTGCCCATGGTGTGCCAGGAATGAAG ggTGAGGCAGGTGGTGTCCTTGATGGTTTTATCCCAGAGAAAGGTGAAAAAGGATTTCCTGGGTACTCAGGTTCACAG GGGCCTGCAGGACCTGCGGGGGTCCCAGGGCCAATTGGACCCGTTGGCACTCAGGGAGCCAGA GGTTATCCAGGTCCTCCTGGGCCACCTGGACCGAAG ggTGACAGGCTGACTTTCCTGGgtgaaaaaggagaaaag GGAAGTCCAGGCATAAGGGGCCCCCCGGGTCCCCCAGGACGCCCTTCTCATGAATCCGagtccccccctctttctcataTCGAACAAGGACCGCGG GGAGAAAAGGGTGCACGTGGAGACAGAGGAGAAAAA GGCTACTGTCTGCCACATCACCATGGGATCAAAGGTGAACCGGGTCCTCCCGGTCCCAGG GGCAAATCAGGCAAGGATGGCGAATATGGCAGCAAA GGGGAGAGAGGTTATGATGGCACACTTGGATACACTGGACGACCG GGTGAAAAAGGTGACAGGGGGCCTCCTGGAAAT GCTGGTGGCCCCCCCGGACCTCCTGGATCTCCTGGTAGTCCCGGCATAAAAGGAGAACGAG GTTATCACGGTAGTCAAGGAGACCCAGGTCTTCCAG GCAGGAATGTGGAGGGTCCCGAAGGAGAAAGAGGCTTCCCAGGAGAGTCCGgacagaagggagagagggggcctcCTGGTCTGTCTCTTCCTGGCCAAGACGGCAAAGACGGACTCCCTGGACCACCCGGATCCCCTGGACCTGCAG GAGACGGAGATTGCACCATGGAGCGAGGGTTCCCTGGATACCCCGGGCCCCCTGGGCTCAGTGGGGAACAGGGACAAAAGG GTGAGAAAGGGGACACCTGCGTGCACTGTGAGGCCTCTGGCCCCCCAGGAGAGccgggcccccaggggccctCTGGGAAACAag GTTTCCCCGGACCTGCCGGtcgaaagggagagaaaggctCGCCTGGACTTGCCGGTGCTGCTGGGGACCCG GGTAAGCCCGGCAACCCAGGCCTGATGGGGTCCCCCGGGGCCCACGGCGAGCCAGGGGACATTTATGTGGCTCCGGGATTGAAGGGGGAGAAAGGTTTGCCTGGCACCCACGGCCAAAACGGGCTGCCGGGTCTGGACGGGCTCCCTGGCAGAGACGGGCTACAGGGCCAGCCTGGACCCAAAGGAGAGCCA GCAACTGTGGGTAGCAAAGGAGAACGGGGTCTGGATGGGGAACCGGGTTTCAGCGGCCCCCCAGGAGAACGGGGTCCTCCAGGTATCCCTGGTTACGGGCGCCAGGGAGAGTCTGGGGAGAAGGGCAGTCAAGGGTCACCAGGACGTCCTGGAGCTCCTGGGACAGTAG GACCCAAAGGTGAGCCAGGGAAAGGCGTGAGCACACCTGGTCCACAGGGAGCTCCTGGACCTcggggagagacggggagaacGGGCCCCGCAG GCGACCACGGTCCCCAGGGTGATCCCGGGGCACAAGGCAACCCCGGACAGAAAGGTGACACAGGCCCCCCAGGAATCGGACTCCCCGGCATACCTGGACCCAAAg GGTACATGGGCAAACAAGGCGGTCCAGGACTGCCTGGAGAGCCAGGGCGTCCTGGGCAGAATGGGTTTGATGGACGCCCAGGAAAATCTGGACAGAAG GGTGAACCAGGACGAGGCTTGCCAGGGCCCAAAGGCTCCATGGGGCCCCCGGGGACTGTCGGTTTCcaaggagagaaggggggcttaGGGCTTCCTGGGATCCCGGGAAGAGAAGGACTTACAGGACTTCCCGGAGCTCAGGGAATCAAAG GTGACACCGGACCTCCTGGAAGACAGGGGTTGCAGGGGCCTGCTGGTCCCCCAGGACTGGGTGAGCCGGGGTTACCTGGACCTATCGGTCCTCCAGGCTTGCCTGGCCCCCTCG GGCGCGGTGGAGTGAAGGGAGATAAAGGGTACCCCGGTCCCTCGGGTTTGGACATGCCCGGGCCTCAGGGAGAGAAGGGTAACCCAGGATATCAGGGGCTCCCAGGATCTAAGGGCTTGCCTGGGCGAACAGGCCCTCAAGGAAGAGATGGTTTCATAGGCCAGAAAG GTCTTAAGGGAGAGATGGGGGTGATTGGAACCCCAGGATCTCCCGGAAATCCTGGTTCCCCTGGACAGCCTGGTTCCCCTGGACCAAGAG GTGACCCCGGTTTCATCGGGCCGAGGGGTGGTGTTGGTGACATTGGACAgaagggagacagaggagagcgCGGTCTACAGGGGCCTGCAGGGAACATGAGCGAAGTGGACATGGAGCACAtgaagggagagaagggggaccACGGGGACAGAG GTAACAACGGAGTGACAGGTCAAAAAGGATACCCAGGCCAGCCCGGAGTACCAGGAATGCCAGGGAAAAATGGAGATCCAGGAACACCTGGACACCAAG GTGAGAAAGGTGACCAAGGAGAACCGGGTGTGCCAGGAGCTGTGGGTACCCCTGGACTGAAGGGCCATATTGGAGAGATGGGGCTGCCAG GTTCTGCCGGACCCAAAGGCAATAAAGGAACGAATGGGACCCCGGGGCATCCAGGATTCCCAGGTTCGACCGGGACCAAAGGAGAGAAGGGGGATGTAGGTCTGCCAGGAATCGGTGTCCCCGGAGCCCCAGGTGAAAag GGGCAACCTGGTGAAACAGGATCCCAAGGATTCCCGGGAGAAAAGGGGCATAAGGGTGGGATGGGAACACTGGGAATGCCAGGAAAACCAGGACAGAAGGGAGACCTTGGGCTGAATGGTCAACAAGGCAT CCCTGGCTGGCCAGGTGAGAAAGGAGTCCCCGGATTACCTGGGTCAGCAGGTGAACCGGGTCTGCAGGGACGACCAG GGGAACCAGGTCTGCAGGGCGCCCCGGGTCCTCACGGGGAAAAAGGAGAGCCTGGCGTAGACGGTATCCCAGGGTCCTCAGGAGAGAGGGGCGAGCCAG GAACGCCTGGCAGAGGCTATCCTGGAACCCCTGGTCCGTTTGGCAGTAAAG GTGACAAAGGCAATGCCGGGGTTCCGGGAATTCCAGGCAGCCCCGGTATCCCGGGTTCGAAGGGGGATAAGGGTTTCCCAGGGACCCAAGGGCAGCTGGGCCGACAAGGGGAGCAGGGCCCCCCTGGGACATCCATGGAGGGGCCCAAAGGAGACAGAGGAGTAGCAGGGGAtcctggagagagag GCACACCTGGGTCCCCGGGGCCCGCCGGAGTTCCGGGACGGGCTGGGTCAAAGGGGGACAAAGGAGATCAGGGCTACCACGGGCCTCCAGGACAAGACGGATCCAAGGGCGACAGAGGACCACCCGGTGCTCCT ggacAAACTGGGCTGCCAGGATTTAATGGACCAAAGGGAGAAATTGGGCAACAGGGCTTCCATGGATTCGAAG GGATGAAAGGAGATGCTGGATCTGCTGGACCGAAAGGAGAGTTGGGAGATAGAGGCTTCCCTGGAGTGAAAG GAAATGTTGGGCCTCCAGGGCCCCAGGGCCCCCACACCTTCATCAAAGGAGAAATCGGCCTTCCTGGGCCTGCTGGACAGGAGGGCCACAGAGGGTCACCAGGGTTTCCTGGAGCTAAAGGGTTGCAAG GCGTGACCGGACGGCAAGGTCCCAAGGGAGAGGACGGGCAGCCTGGGTACCATGGTCGCTCTGGCAGCAAGGGGGAGCCCGGTCCTGTCGGACCTACAG GACCCAGAGGGTACCCTGGCCCCCCCGGGCCTGACGGAGTGCCCGGTCAGGTGGGGCCACCCGGTCCCTCCTCCATGGACCACGGCTTCCTGGTGACACGGCACAGCCAGTCGGTGGAGGTTCCTATCTGCCCTCTGGGCACCAGACTTATCTACGATGGCTACTCCCTCCTTTATGTCCAGGGCAACGAGAGGTCACACGGACAGGACCTTG GGACTGCGGGGAGCTGCTTGAAGAAGTTCAGCCCCATGCCCTTCCTCTTCTGCAACATCAACAATGTCTGTAACTTCGCCTCCAGGAACGACTACTCCTATTGGCTGACCTCTCCCGAGCCCATGCCCATGAGCATGGCGCCTGTAACTGGTCAGAGCATCAAGCCCTTTATCAGCAG gtgttctgtgtgtgaggcccCTGCCATGGTGATGGCAGTCCACAGCCAGACCATAATGATCCCTGCGTGTCCGAATGGATGGGACTCCCTGTGGATTGGATACTCCTTTGTCATG CACACCAGCGCTGGCGCAGAAGGTTCCGGTCAGGCCCTGGCGTCCCCCGGCTCCTGCCTGGAGGAGTTCCGGTCCGCCCCCTTCATCGAGTGCCATGGGCGCGGCACCTGCAACTACTACGCCAACTCCTACAGCTTCTGGCTGGCCACCATCGAGGACGAGGAGATGTTCAT aaaaccCATCCCAACCACCTTGAAAGCTGGCAATCTTCGAACTCACATCAGCAGATGCCAGGTGTGCATGAAGAGAACATAA